Genomic window (Shewanella psychropiezotolerans):
TGCTGAGCATCCTTGATGGCTGCCAGACGAGCCTTATCTATATATTCCTCCTCCTTGCTTGTCTTGAGCGCTATGTTATTTATTCGGTTGATGCCCTCTTCGAGCGCCGAGTCTAAGATCTTATTGAGGTTGGACAGATCATCGACTGTGACAATTAATCTACGGCTTGCGCTATAGCCTGTTAACTCGGCGGGCTTGTCTTTCTGATAATGATATTGTGGCTGCAGGTTCAGGTTGGCGCTCTGGATCTTGTTTCTCGAAATACCAGCCAACTTTAAGCGGGCAATAAATTTGGCAACGGCCAGGTCTGAGCTGTCTTTCGCGGCCTTGGCAGTCTTCTCCTTAATTGTGACTTCGACATTGATCTCAGCCATATCGGCATCAACCTGGAGTTGGCTACTTCCCACCGTTTCCAAATGAGGGAAACTTAGCTCTGCAGCTTGAATGAGGGGAGAGACAAAGATAAGGCTGCTCGATACCAGTGCGGCTAAAAGTGTTTTATTCATGGTTTTCGACTCCAATCTTAGAAATAAAAAGTTAAATACGAGTTCTGAAGTTATAAACGCAAGGAAAACAGAAAAGGGTTTTATTTTTTATCTTTTGTTTGCTGCCATTATTTTTAGCGCTAAGGGAGTGCTGCCATAGTCATCTAGTGTACGGCTAGCTGAATTCCACCTATTTATGATTAATGCAACCAATGCATCAAATTGTTACCTCCAGCCATAATAGATTGTCTTTCTAAGGTTAGGATATCAATATGTTACTACTTGGTTGCTGGTTTGTTTGGTTTCGTTTTCTTTGACTATACTATGGCTAACGGTGACTAGCTGTATTTTTATCTGGGATAATTAGCGAAAGCTATGGAGGTGGTATGTATTTTATAAGAAGAAACCTGGTGTTAGGTTTAGCCATTGTCTTATGCTACCTAGCTGTCACCCTTTACACCGGAAAACTTGAAGATGTGTCCCTGTCTGATGAGGCCCATGTATATGGTACTGAACAGGCCTATGGCAGAGCCGTAGTAGATCACAGAGTTTCATTGTCTGATATTCGTGAAGTGGCTCAAGGGCAGATAGAAAGGCCATATGAAACAAAAAATATAATCACTATAAGTAGTTACAATGAGTTTTCCAGTGTGACTAATCCAGCTATGGCCGAGGTA
Coding sequences:
- a CDS encoding oxidative stress defense protein, encoding MNKTLLAALVSSSLIFVSPLIQAAELSFPHLETVGSSQLQVDADMAEINVEVTIKEKTAKAAKDSSDLAVAKFIARLKLAGISRNKIQSANLNLQPQYHYQKDKPAELTGYSASRRLIVTVDDLSNLNKILDSALEEGINRINNIALKTSKEEEYIDKARLAAIKDAQQKAKKLAEGFGEKIQGIWEIRYLDQRPVQPVMLRMNAGPSYDVAESYQQGQVTIRDRVEVIYKLK